ACTGCTTAAGGAATATCTTATTCAAGGTCATAATACAAATGTTCAGGATTACTGCATGAAGAACGTTATTTGCAAGGCATGCAGGCTTATTTTTATCCTTTAAATGAGATGCTACCATTTTTTATTCAATTAAAAATGTACCTTtcttggggccatgtggtggtgcacctgattaaacacactcaTTACAACACgcaagaatgcaggttcaagccccacctgcagggggaaatcttcacaagtggtaaaccaAGGCTGcagggtctctttgtctcttcccttctttatctcctcctcccctctcaatttctctctgtctctgtctaatatataaataaaaatgtaatttaaaatgttCCTTTCTCATTCTATTAGTACTTTGGTGTTTTAAAATGTGTGGACaggaaagcaaataaaatattttaggcttGATCATTATAGAACTTTCTACAAGATTCTTTGACACAGTATTGCTAATGTGATgtgaaatctttttaatatttatggcagttttaaaatacatattttagttcCATCTGCTAGTCTACTTTACATTTGGCCAGCTCATTTGCACATGGTTTTAAAGTTGATGTAGTAACTAATTTGATGCATCAGCTCTGCTCTATGTACGTTGCCTTAGTTCTGTGTTTATTGAAAGTCAGAATATACAAGCCAATGGGTGAAAGTTATACTTTAGTATGCATTACATAACAAGTGACatcaaatattaaatcacttttgATTCTGTTAAAAAATTGTGTTCACAAATTTTGATAAACCTTGTAACATTTCTGTCAATAAAACTCATCTaaacattctaaaaaaaaaaaagaatttatgaaataggacagaaagagaaaacacaaagtaaaacttagactggcTGTGGAATATTatcccaaagcaaaggattctggggaaagtaggggaagagagaaggaaggggtgaagagggcattggggtcctggtacatgaactATCCTGAAGAAAAATTGTTAATGTGGAGATAATAAGTAGAACTTAAGGTAACCATAATTAATACTCCTTCAAATATTTCAGAGGTTATGACATCTAAAAGAAAAGTTACAGTTCTTAGAAATCAAATACATGATTTatctataaacaacaaggaaatgaaaacaaaatacctGAGTAGCTGGATTGAATAGCTAACAGCTGAATATCAAATTAGTTAGCTTTATCAAACTGAAAATGTAaagaactgaataaataaaaagtatgagagtctggggaggtggctcagtggtagaatacaTGCCTAGACTGTATGAAGTCCTACTTTTGACCCCTGTCACaaaagagtgagagggagggagagagacagattacTATACATGGAAGACAAATCCAGGGATACCGTGAAACCTCTATTAGTGAtttcaagaggaaaggagagtgATAGGAGGATGGGGAATAAGATAAATAAAGGGAAGCAAATTTGCTCTAGTTGAAAGATGTCAGTAGATAGTCAGTAGATTTGTAGAGAACTATACTCTGACATATACAGCATACagatgacattttttaaaagacccaacaaaagaaaaaaatcttaaagtttCAGAAGGAAAGTACAGGGATttataagaagaagaaataagaatCACCATTCACCATTTGTTGTCTCTATAACACTGGGTATTGAAGAGTGTTGTCTTCCAAGTTCTGAGGGAAAATGATTTTGAACTCAAAATTCCATGCCCAGCCAACCTATTCTATGAGGACAGAAAACAATCTCAAAAAAGCAAGGATTCGAAACGACTCCTACTTAAACCTTCCTAAAGAGTTACACGTAGACGGTTTCCTCTGAAGTAATGAAGCAAATCAGAAAATGGAGAAAACAAAAAGtggtgagtaaataaataaatgaaacaattgTTTATGTTGtggttttgaaaaaaatatatgggcAATAAATTATTCTGAAGGGTTAACCCTCATAAAATCATGACCAAGAACTAAAAATGTGGGCAATttacacaaaaaaaagaaaaaaaggacaaagaaagtatAAACAAAAGTATTAAATTATTTATagcctccatctccccacctaTGGCAGGtacacttcacgagcggtgaaagaggtctgcaggtgtctgtctttctcttttcctttctaactccccatcctttcttgatttctctctctgttctgttaaataaaatagaaaaaataaaaagctgctggaagcagtagatttgtagtgcaatcACCAAAGGtgtgacaataaaaaagaaaaaaattatgggtGGGTGGAGACAGCTACAGATACTAATCCTTATCACTGATTTAAAAAGCATAAATATGTTTAatgataaaatagaatagaaacaaATTCATAACTTTCAAACCATTCAAGGAAAAGAAGGAACAGATAAACTCAGTCAagactaaaaaggaaaaagaacagaagaaaaaagcATAACATTCATAGCCCCAGTTTGAAATCCAGGTAAAACCACCAGAGTCATCAATAATGCAGAAGAAGCAGGTTCTGTACACAGAAATAGCTTGACTCAAGACCTCCTTGGAGTGCAGGTAGATCTCCTGAATTAGGCCTccgtctagtgtgtgtgtgtgtgtgtgtgtgtgtgtgtgtgtgtgtgtgtgtgtgtgtggcgggggcagGCATTTATCTAGCAAGCAGACATGTGACGTCAGTCTTAAATATTTTACTCTGCCTATAACAAGTGAGGTTTTAACccaaactcactttttttttttttttgcctccagggctattgctgcaGCTCGGTGCCTGCCTacgatgagtccactgctcctggagcccattatgttgcccttgtcgttattattattgttgtcattgctgctggatagtacagagagaaattgaggggggggggagacacacacagagagaaacagactcttgcagaccagcttcactgcccatgaagtgacccccctgcaggtggggaaccaggggcctgaactgggttccttatgccagtccttgtgctttgtgccatgaacgcttaagccgctgtgctaccgccagatccCCCCAACTCACTCGCAACTTAACTGTGAGCACATCCACAGTTGCCAAGGTTCAGCTTCCCTGAGGATAACACAGGCCCTTTAAATAAGCAAGTAGGCTTGGAAATTATATATACAGACTAGCTGGATGCAATTCTAAGGGATTTTTATAGTTTGTTTAGTTTTTAAAGACTGTATTTTACATCACTCTTGAAACTGCCTAGTGGTGGTAACTCTGCAGCCACATCTTCAAAGCCGGGGTGAAAATCAGAACTGAGCCTGTTACGGCTGCTGTGAGAAACAGCCACAGGAAGATACGGTCCAGAACCTGAGCTACAAATTTCCAGTCTTGGACCACctgcaaaagagaaaaagacatctttcATTCAAGATGATGGCAAACCGTTTTGAATTCATGTCAGGGATTTAAAAGGAGTAACAGATTTATATAGCAGATCAGTTTTCAAATCACAACACCACCCCCCAATTTTAGTCTTCTGTTAACATTAAAAACATAAATTGGGGggcgaggcagtggcacacctggttgatcacacacattgcagtgtgcaaggatgtgggttcaagcccctggtccccacctacggggaaagtttcatgagtggtaaagtagggctgcaagtgtctctctgtctctttccttctctatctcccactcccttctccacttctctctgtttttatccaataataaataaaaagataaataaataaataagtaaataggggctgggtgatggaatatctagttgagtgcacacattacaatgtgcaaggacccatgttcaagtccccagaagcttcacaagtggtgaaacagtactgcaggagtctctctgtctctctccctcttaatctcccccacatcctctcaatttctctctgtctctatcaaaaataaataaataaataaataaatatttaaaaaggaagaaaagaaatacaaaacaccattaaaaataaatactttttaaaaagacatgaaaCGGAAACAACAGAATCACCTATGTTATGACTCACTTGCAAGCATTCCTGATAAAATGGGGGAAactcaatttttctatttttataaaaatattttattattgggagctgggtggtggcacccctggttgagtgcacatgttacagtgtacaaggatctgagtttgagcccctggtctccatctgcaaggggaaagctttgcaagtggtgaagcagtgttgcaggtgtctctctgtctctctctccctttctacttaccccttccctatcaatttctggctgtctctatctaataaataaatgaagataataaaaacttttattaattaatttatttattgaatagagacaaagagaaattgagaggggagggagaggcagagaggaagaaagaaaaaagagatatctgcagcactgcttcacagcttcatgaagctttccacctgcaggtgggaatcaggggcttgaacctgggtctttgctcactatAGCATATGCATTCAAACTAGTATGCCATCACCTGACCtctgatttttcattttttttgttattttagaaAGCCTGACTTTTATATAAATGATAACTCCAGCATCTCTTATAGTGATGCTTCCTGATCTTATATGTGAAACAAACGATATATTTACAAATTATGAATTTTTCTAACCATCTGTCATAGGTGTCCTGTTCTATTCTCTCTGTGGGTTTAGCTGCTACAGCTCCAGAGTGATGATTCTGCTGAGGCAACCTGACCAGGAGTCATCTGGAACATATAAGGGAGTGAGGGACCTAGTCTATTTGTAGGTAAGGAAGTTGAGCAGAATGAGAAATATGCCTGTGAGAACAAGGCCGGAGAAGGAACAGACTACAATTTACAATTGTTTCAGTTTTGCTTATTGTGCTTTTTGTGAACTTTTCCCTAAAATTTCCCACTTAAAATCCCTATCTTATGTTAGGGTCTGCTTTACACTTTACACATGTAAAGCAGATAGCTAATACTTTTAAACCTTTTAAACTATGCTAGAGCCTTGTTGTAAATGGatgttaaaatattaatattagtCTTTGCCCACTTCTGTAGCCTTATTTTGAAGATCAGTGAACTCACCTGGCTGATAAAATGTTCTTTCTTCACGTGCTGTGAAATATATCTAATGGAATCAGCAGCCTTTTCCAAGAAAGCAATCAGAACTTTTTCACCTTCACTAATCTgtcttagtttctttttctccaggacTTTCCCTTTCACAACTGGTTGGCTCTCATCTTTATGTGGGAAAGAATAGCGATCCACGTGGCCCTTCATGCAAAGCAATTTAGGAAGTTTTTGCAGAAATAGTCTCTTAACCCAGGGAGCCATGGGATGGTATGTTGAAGAGGATCTGTGGTGAACATTAATTACGAAGACAGTAACAATAATCGACAGGGTAACAAAGATCATAATAAACAAAAGATACTCTCCAATGAGGGGAATGACTTTGGAAGAAGATGGGATAATTTCTTCAATCACTAAGAGGAAAACTGTCAGAGAAACCAAAACTGATGTGGATAAGGAAAGTTTCTCTCCCTCATCAGAAGGCAAATAGAACACAAGGACTGTGAGGAAAGATAGCCCTAAGCAGGGGATTATCAAGAAGAGGGTGTAAAACAGGGGCAAGCGTCTCAGGACAAAAGAGTAAGTGATGAATGGATAGGAGTATAAGCCCTCTCTTCGGTTTCCCTTCATGCCTTTTGCATTTAGTATTTCCCATTCTCCATTATCAAAGAAATCTTTTCGGTCAACATTTTCATTGATCAAGATGAGGTCAACCATGGTACCATCATAAGTCCAAGATCCAAACTTCATGGAGCAGTTCTGTCggtcaaatgggaaaaatgtgacGTCCATGGTGCATGAACTTTTGTAACTGGCGGGAGGGGTCCAAATAACGGTTCCATTGAATTTCACAATGACTTTGGTCATGAGGGAGCCTTCAAAACGTCCATCAGCACTGTAGTAAAAGTATAATAGTTTCCTTTTAGTGCTTAGAAGAATGGTTTATTTCTCTaggctagagacaaagagaagttgagagggaagggagaaatggggtgggggaagagatagcattgtttcaccactcatgaagcttcctctgcgggtggggaccagggacttgaacttaggtctttaCACATTGTATGTAAGGTGTGTGCCTTAGTTGAACCAGCGCCTGGCCCCAGTCAAACACTTGTTAACTAGTTGTTTTTACTCACCATTGTACTATTGTATTGAGCAGCCATTAGAAAATGAGCAGACATTAAAAgctccattttatttttcacatgATGTTGTACTTTCCATTTTGGTTCTTGCCTTATCTGATATTAATAGCAAGAATACtcttttttgggagttgggtggttaaactcatgcggcgcaaagcgcaaggaccgatgtaaggattccagttcaagccctcgtctccctacctgcaggggaagttgctttacaggcagtgaagcaggtctgcaggtgtctgtttatctctccccctctgtcttcccctcctctctcgatttctctctgtcctatccaacaacaacagcatcaacaataactacaactacaaaacaagagcaacaaaagggggaaaaaagaatactccttttttttcacctttaaaaatatatatttacaagaACAATTCCCTATTCTCTGGGACACTTAGAAAAAAGATCcatggtgggggtagggggagtaaAACCAATAGTGGAGACAGGTGTAGAACCCTCTCCTCAAATCATTaacccccaggtccccaggccCAGGGTGGGCCCTGCCATCTAGGTTAGCCCAGGAGGAGTCCattgaactcaccttctctaGTCTGTAATTCAGATAAAACAGTCTTTATACCCCCCCATTCCTCCCTCCCAACTCCAGGGACACTTAAAGGGTCCTTTGTACCCACCTGTAGGAAATTGGGGGGTTGGGAGGGAGAGAGCTGAAAATACACATTTGGtatcaaaaataaacaattgGAGGTAGCAGGAAGTATCCCCCCAaatcccttcccacccaccccatttCATATCTAGGAAGAGATGCCCTCCCATCCCTATTTGAAAAGTCctatttaaaaatagattatatTGTTAAAATTGCCAGTAGTTGGGAGACAGTCGACCTGGAGTACtggctggagagagagggggtccccCAGACGGGGACACTTCCCCCACTTCTGAAAAAATAAAACCCTCCATTGGGAGGTAGCAGGCTGGACCCCAGGAGTTCAACAGACATGGGAATGGCTTCTTAGGAGGGTGACAGACATAAAGGGCGTTCCTCCTAAGCCAAAAAGGTAGCTGAGAAACGTGCAGACTAGGAGGAAGGCTGGGGTGGTGGAAAGTCCTGTCCTAGAGGGGTGGGTCTTCCTTGGCCAAGCCTCCCAAACCCATTGAATGGCACAAATCCTTCCTAGACTGCTGGGCATGACCAGGAATTGTTGTTGAgcacgggccgcggagaagagaaagaggaggggtccggagcgaagaggaaacacaaatctttatttgcgctggcacctcagagttgggtgctagagaagcaggttgggccacgtggaggtagcgaaaatggccgcctcacgcaataACCTTTCCTAcctctgaacaccggagtgaagcgctggcaagagagtgaggtgcggaaaacgaagagtttttataggagtagctttcacaagaatgggaagggggagaagtaaccatagcactccaggataggatgataactcttgtgagaatgggagcggggaggagtaaccaaagcactccaaatatcgcagggatatagacaatgtcctgagggcacaacatggcggaacaggcactcccagaatgtcccaactctcacaggaactagtagcctgaggggaaaacatggcagatgtgaatgcatctgcacaacttCCCAGCAAGGAATAATAAGAAGAGAGAACAAATTCTCTCTTCTACTCACCCCTACTGCCCCTACCTAAGTGGGAGACAGGAGTGGGGGGGGAGGTCCTCTGGAGGGCAGGCTGAGACATAAATAAAGGTCCTTCTCAAGCCAGATCCCCAATTGTCTCCTCTTGGGGGATTAAAAGAAtgcagagatggggaagatgttCTCACCCCTGCTGCTCTCCACCACCCTGCCCTTCatcacccccacctcccccaaaaGGGTTGGGCCAAGGTTCCTCCCAGTGgccttcaaaaaataaataaatcgccCCCACCACCGGGGTAGGGAGAGGGTCAGCtggacactggggggggggggggagcagagaaagaagagggaaactgTGTTTTCGGTTGCAAGGGTTATTGAGAAAACCTTCTTCCTAGGAATTACCACGCACCCCCTGCCACCAGAGCATGAGTTTGTCATGAGTTTGTCAGATGAACTCTTGTTTCTCCTTGAGACCGGCTGGGTGGAGAGAAGTTCAAGGCATGGATGGAGTGACCCCCCAACACCCTCCCCACCAAAGGGCGGGGGCCCGGTGATGGTAGTCAAGGcttctggggctctggggagagcACCACGGGGGTGGAGAGGCCAACCATGCTGATGGAAGGGACATGCACCTGGGCGCTGCCGCTGGAGGGGAACTGAAAGGAGAGCATGGCTAGGCTTTGGGGTGCAATGGGGCTCAGGGTGCTCCAGAAATGGATGCTGGAGAGCAACGAGCTGGGTGTCAGCAGCACCCCAATCAGTGTGTGTGCAGGGAGCAGGGATGGCGTCAGCAGACCTGAGCCGGCTCCAGATCCCAGAGTCCGTTCTGGTCCCAGCCCACCTAGCAAACTCAGGAGAAGCTCTAGGTCTCGGGGCTTCCGGCTTTTGTGGGGCTGGGCGATCTCCgtggtggtgttggtgttggtgttggtggtagtagtagtggtagtggtggtgctgCTGGTGGCACTCCTATGCATTGTGTATTACTTACTTAGGAGCCAGTCAAGGATGGATGAGGATAAGCAAATGAGAATGAGGTGGGGGAGATGTGAGAGGCTGTCTTACAAAGAGGTTGCTTAGCAACATGTCTCAAAGTTTCC
The DNA window shown above is from Erinaceus europaeus chromosome 2, mEriEur2.1, whole genome shotgun sequence and carries:
- the CHRNB3 gene encoding neuronal acetylcholine receptor subunit beta-3 codes for the protein MKCTLRKLTPTGSGLRLFHFISCVHLPPEVPFWTLNNFIFFSKLLFLKEMLCGEKRNNYSSKTDLKMLLGFILMFVFLGVTPSATAGFRSIAENEDALLRHLFQGYQKWVRPVLNSNDTIKVYFGLKISQLVDVDEKNQLMTTNVWLKQEWTDHKLRWNPDEYGGIRSIKVPSESLWLPDIVLFENADGRFEGSLMTKVIVKFNGTVIWTPPASYKSSCTMDVTFFPFDRQNCSMKFGSWTYDGTMVDLILINENVDRKDFFDNGEWEILNAKGMKGNRREGLYSYPFITYSFVLRRLPLFYTLFLIIPCLGLSFLTVLVFYLPSDEGEKLSLSTSVLVSLTVFLLVIEEIIPSSSKVIPLIGEYLLFIMIFVTLSIIVTVFVINVHHRSSSTYHPMAPWVKRLFLQKLPKLLCMKGHVDRYSFPHKDESQPVVKGKVLEKKKLRQISEGEKVLIAFLEKAADSIRYISQHVKKEHFISQVVQDWKFVAQVLDRIFLWLFLTAAVTGSVLIFTPALKMWLQSYHH